Proteins encoded within one genomic window of Triticum aestivum cultivar Chinese Spring chromosome 2D, IWGSC CS RefSeq v2.1, whole genome shotgun sequence:
- the LOC123049792 gene encoding homeobox-leucine zipper protein HOX17 — protein MMERAEDLGLSLSLSSSLAPRTHHVAMLLHAPERRFLEMPLLPAKRVCEASADEERSGQRGGGSDDDDGGCGMDGSRKKLRLSKDQSAVLEDSFREHPTLNPRQKAALAQQLGLRSRQVEVWFQNRRARTKLKQTEVDCEFLKRCCETLTEENRRLQKEVQELRALKLVSPHQYMHMSPPTTLTMCPSCERVSNNNNNNNNNSSNAADRRNGVVEGAICHRPIAVRPQQS, from the exons ATGATGGAGAGGGCCGAGGATTTAGGGCTCAGCCTCAGTCTCAGCTCGTCGCTTGCTCCTCGCACCCACCATGTCGCCATGCTGCTCCACGCTCCAG AGAGGAGATTCCTGGAGATGCCACTGCTCCCTGCGAAGCGGGTCTGCGAGGCCTCTGCCGACGAGGAGCGCTCCGGGCAGCGTGGCGGtggcagcgacgacgacgacggcggctgcGGCATGGATGGCTCCCGCAAGAAGCTCCGGTTGTCCAAGGACCAGTCCGCCGTGCTCGAGGACAGCTTCCGGGAGCACCCCACTCTGAACCCG AGGCAGAAGGCAGCCTTGGCGCAGCAGCTGGGCCTGCGGTCGCGGCAGGTGGAGGTATGGTTCCAGAACAGACGCGCAAG GACGAAGCTGAAGCAGACGGAGGTGGACTGCGAGTTCCTGAAGCGCTGCTGCGAGACGCTGACGGAGGAGAACCGGCGGCTGCAGAAGGAGGTGCAGGAGCTCCGCGCGCTCAAGCTCGTCTCCCCGCACCAGTACATGCACATGTCCCCGCCCACCACCCTCACCATGTGCCCCTCCTGCGAGCGcgtctccaacaacaacaacaacaacaacaataacagctCCAACGCCGCCGACCGCCGCAACGGCGTCGTCGAGGGCGCCATCTGCCACCGCCCCATCGCCGTCCGGCCGCAGCAGTCATGA